Proteins from a single region of Streptomyces sp. TN58:
- the rarD gene encoding EamA family transporter RarD — MKAENEQRAGLLYGFGAYGIWGLVPLFWPLLMPAGAVEILAHRMTWSLAVVGLALLAVRRWGWIRELARQPRKLGLTALAASVISVNWGLYIWSVNNGHVVESSLGYFINPLVSIAMGVLVLGERLRRAQWVAVGVSAVAVLVLAVGYGRPPWISLALACSFATYGLIKKKLNMGGLESLAAETAMLFLPALGYLLWLGAQGRSSFASQGVGHALLLAATGLVTAIPLVFFGAAAIRVPLSTLGLLQYMAPVFQFGLGVLYFHEAMPPERWAGFSLVWAALAILTWDALRTARRSRARLEAAPAAVPAPAREPA, encoded by the coding sequence GTGAAGGCGGAGAACGAGCAGCGCGCGGGTTTGCTCTACGGATTCGGCGCGTACGGGATCTGGGGGCTGGTGCCCCTCTTCTGGCCCCTTCTGATGCCCGCCGGGGCCGTGGAGATCCTGGCCCACCGCATGACCTGGTCCCTGGCCGTGGTCGGGCTGGCGCTGCTCGCGGTGCGCCGCTGGGGCTGGATCCGGGAACTGGCGCGCCAGCCGCGCAAGCTCGGCCTGACCGCGCTGGCCGCATCGGTGATCAGTGTGAACTGGGGCCTGTACATCTGGTCGGTCAACAACGGCCACGTCGTCGAGTCGAGCCTCGGCTACTTCATCAACCCGCTGGTCAGCATTGCCATGGGCGTGCTGGTGCTGGGCGAGCGGCTGCGCCGCGCGCAGTGGGTGGCCGTCGGCGTCAGCGCCGTCGCCGTCCTCGTGCTGGCCGTGGGCTACGGGCGGCCGCCGTGGATCTCCCTGGCCCTTGCGTGCTCCTTCGCGACGTACGGGCTGATCAAGAAGAAGCTGAACATGGGCGGGCTGGAGTCGCTGGCCGCCGAGACGGCCATGCTGTTCCTGCCGGCGCTCGGCTACCTGCTGTGGCTGGGCGCGCAGGGCCGGTCCAGCTTCGCCTCGCAGGGCGTCGGCCATGCGCTGCTGCTGGCGGCGACCGGCCTGGTCACCGCGATCCCGCTGGTGTTCTTCGGGGCGGCCGCCATCCGGGTCCCGCTGTCCACCCTGGGGTTGCTCCAGTACATGGCCCCGGTGTTCCAGTTCGGGCTCGGCGTCCTGTACTTCCACGAGGCCATGCCGCCCGAGCGCTGGGCCGGCTTCTCCCTGGTCTGGGCCGCGCTGGCGATCCTGACCTGGGACGCCCTGCGGACGGCGCGGCGCTCCCGCGCCCGGCTGGAGGCGGCCCCCGCGGCCGTCCCGGCGCCGGCCCGCGAACCCGCGTAA
- a CDS encoding 2-oxoacid:ferredoxin oxidoreductase subunit beta yields MTEVTEATDGARTLLSLVPKAESKQSMKDFKSDQEVRWCPGCGDYAVLAAVQGFMPELGLAKENIVFVSGIGCSSRFPYYMNTYGMHSIHGRAPAIATGLATSRRDLSVWVVTGDGDALSIGGNHLIHALRRNVNLKILLFNNRIYGLTKGQYSPTSEIGKITKSTPMGSLDAPFNPVSLAIGAEASFVARTVDSDRKHLTEVLRQAADHPGTALVEIYQNCNIFNDGAFEVLKDKDQAREAVIRLEHGRPIRFGADDEKGVVRNQATGELEVVEVTPANEGQVLVHDARTASPTTAFALSRLADPDTLHRTPIGVFRSVERPVYDTLMADQLDAAVDRGGKGDLGALLNGNDTWTVVG; encoded by the coding sequence ATGACTGAGGTGACGGAGGCGACCGACGGGGCGCGGACCCTGCTCTCGCTCGTACCCAAGGCCGAGAGCAAGCAGTCGATGAAGGACTTCAAGTCGGACCAGGAGGTCCGCTGGTGCCCGGGGTGCGGCGACTACGCCGTGCTCGCCGCGGTCCAGGGCTTCATGCCCGAGCTGGGGCTGGCGAAGGAGAACATCGTCTTCGTCTCCGGCATCGGGTGCTCCTCCCGCTTCCCGTACTACATGAACACCTACGGGATGCACTCGATCCACGGCCGGGCCCCGGCCATCGCGACGGGTCTGGCCACCTCCCGCCGCGACCTGTCGGTGTGGGTGGTCACGGGTGACGGCGACGCGCTCTCCATCGGCGGCAACCACCTCATCCACGCCCTGCGCCGCAACGTCAACCTGAAGATCCTGCTCTTCAACAACCGGATCTACGGGCTGACCAAGGGCCAGTACTCCCCCACCTCCGAGATCGGCAAGATCACGAAGTCGACGCCGATGGGCTCGCTCGACGCGCCCTTCAACCCGGTGTCGCTGGCGATCGGCGCCGAGGCCTCCTTCGTCGCCCGCACGGTCGACTCCGACCGCAAGCATCTCACCGAGGTGCTGCGCCAGGCCGCCGACCACCCGGGCACGGCACTCGTCGAGATCTACCAGAACTGCAACATCTTCAACGACGGTGCCTTCGAGGTCCTCAAGGACAAGGACCAGGCCCGCGAGGCGGTGATCAGGCTGGAGCACGGCCGGCCGATCCGGTTCGGCGCGGACGACGAGAAGGGCGTCGTGCGCAACCAGGCCACCGGCGAGCTGGAGGTCGTCGAGGTGACCCCCGCCAACGAGGGACAGGTCCTGGTCCACGACGCACGGACGGCGAGCCCCACCACGGCGTTCGCGCTCTCCCGCCTCGCCGACCCCGACACCCTGCACCGGACCCCGATCGGCGTCTTCCGCAGCGTCGAGCGGCCGGTCTACGACACGCTCATGGCCGACCAGCTCGACGCGGCCGTCGACCGCGGCGGCAAGGGCGACCTCGGCGCCCTGCTGAACGGAAACGACACCTGGACCGTCGTCGGCTGA
- a CDS encoding 2-oxoacid:acceptor oxidoreductase subunit alpha, producing MTSQVSSPAEQADGAGGATVGGQRTPGSPDGKEVRRLDRVIIRFAGDSGDGMQLTGDRFTSETASFGNDLSTLPNFPAEIRAPAGTLPGVSSFQLHFADHDILTPGDAPNVLVAMNPAALKANIADVPRGAEIIVNTDEFTKRPMAKVGYETSPLEDGSLAGYNLHPVPLTTLTVEALKDFGLSRKEAERSKNMFALGLLSWMYHRPTEATESFLRQKFAKKPEIAEANIVAFRAGWNFGETTEDFAVSYEVAPATQAFPTGTYRNISGNLALSYGLIAASQQAELPLYLGSYPITPASDILHELSKHKNFGVRTFQAEDEIAGIGAALGAAFGGALGVTTTSGPGVALKSETIGLAVSLELPLLIVDIQRGGPSTGLPTKTEQADLLQAMYGRNGEAPVPIVAPRTPADCFDAALDAARIALTYRTPVFLLSDGYLANGSEPWRIPEVADLPDLKVKFAAATNHTLADGSEVFWPYKRDPQTLARPWAVPGTPGLEHRIGGIEKQDGTGNISYDPANHDFMVRTRQAKVDGIEVPELDVDDPDGASTLVLGWGSTYGPITAAVRRVRGAGLPVAQAHLRHLNPFPRNLGEVLERYEKVVVPEMNLGQLATLIRAKYLVDARSYNQVNGMPFKAEQLAKVLKEAIDD from the coding sequence GTGACCAGCCAGGTCAGCAGCCCAGCCGAGCAGGCCGACGGGGCCGGGGGCGCGACTGTCGGTGGGCAGCGCACTCCGGGGAGTCCGGACGGCAAGGAAGTACGGCGTCTCGATCGGGTGATCATCCGGTTCGCGGGTGACTCCGGTGACGGTATGCAGCTCACCGGTGACCGGTTCACCTCGGAGACGGCGTCGTTCGGGAACGACCTGTCGACGCTGCCGAACTTCCCGGCCGAGATCCGCGCCCCCGCCGGCACCCTGCCCGGTGTGTCCTCCTTCCAGCTCCACTTCGCCGACCACGACATCCTCACGCCAGGTGACGCGCCGAACGTGCTGGTGGCGATGAACCCGGCCGCGCTGAAGGCGAACATCGCCGACGTGCCGCGCGGCGCGGAGATCATCGTCAACACCGACGAGTTCACCAAGCGCCCCATGGCCAAGGTCGGCTACGAGACCTCCCCGCTGGAGGACGGCTCGCTGGCCGGCTACAACCTGCACCCGGTGCCGCTGACCACGCTGACGGTGGAGGCGCTGAAGGACTTCGGGCTCTCCCGCAAGGAGGCCGAGCGCAGCAAGAACATGTTCGCGCTGGGCCTGCTGTCGTGGATGTACCACCGGCCCACCGAGGCCACCGAGAGCTTCCTGCGGCAGAAGTTCGCGAAGAAGCCCGAGATCGCCGAGGCGAACATCGTGGCCTTCCGAGCCGGCTGGAACTTCGGGGAGACGACGGAGGACTTCGCGGTCTCCTACGAGGTGGCGCCCGCGACCCAGGCCTTCCCCACCGGCACCTACCGCAACATCTCCGGGAACCTGGCCCTCTCATACGGCCTGATCGCCGCGAGCCAGCAGGCCGAGCTGCCCCTCTACCTGGGCTCCTACCCCATCACCCCGGCCTCGGACATCCTGCACGAGCTGTCGAAGCACAAGAACTTCGGCGTGCGGACCTTCCAGGCCGAGGACGAGATCGCCGGCATCGGGGCGGCGCTCGGCGCGGCCTTCGGCGGGGCGCTCGGGGTGACCACCACCTCCGGGCCGGGTGTGGCGCTCAAGTCGGAGACGATCGGTCTCGCGGTGTCGCTGGAGCTTCCGCTGCTGATCGTCGACATCCAGCGCGGCGGCCCCTCGACCGGCCTGCCGACGAAGACCGAGCAGGCGGACCTCCTCCAGGCCATGTACGGCCGCAACGGCGAGGCACCCGTCCCGATCGTGGCGCCGAGGACCCCGGCGGACTGCTTCGACGCCGCCCTGGACGCGGCCCGGATCGCGCTGACGTACCGGACGCCGGTCTTCCTGCTCTCCGACGGCTACCTCGCCAACGGCTCCGAGCCGTGGCGGATCCCGGAGGTCGCGGACCTGCCGGACCTGAAGGTGAAGTTCGCCGCCGCCACGAACCACACCCTGGCCGACGGCTCCGAGGTCTTCTGGCCCTACAAGCGGGATCCGCAGACCCTGGCCCGGCCCTGGGCGGTGCCCGGCACGCCCGGCCTGGAGCACCGCATCGGCGGCATCGAGAAGCAGGACGGCACGGGCAACATCTCCTACGACCCGGCCAACCACGACTTCATGGTCCGCACCCGCCAGGCCAAGGTCGACGGCATCGAGGTGCCCGAGCTCGACGTCGACGACCCGGACGGCGCCTCCACCCTGGTCCTCGGCTGGGGTTCCACCTACGGCCCCATCACCGCCGCGGTCCGCCGGGTCCGGGGCGCCGGACTCCCCGTCGCGCAGGCCCACCTGCGCCACCTCAACCCCTTCCCCAGGAATCTCGGCGAGGTCCTGGAGCGTTACGAGAAGGTAGTGGTGCCGGAGATGAACCTCGGGCAGCTCGCCACCCTGATCCGGGCGAAATACCTGGTCGACGCCAGGTCGTACAACCAGGTCAACGGAATGCCGTTCAAGGCCGAGCAGCTCGCCAAGGTTCTCAAGGAGGCCATCGATGACTGA
- a CDS encoding response regulator transcription factor produces MRVVIAEDSVLLREGLTRLLTDRGHDVVAGVGDAEALIKTVAELAAEDALPDVVVADVRMPPTHTDEGVRAAVRLRRDHPGIGVLVLSQYVEEQYATELLAGSSTGVGYLLKDRVAEVREFLDAVVRVARGGTALDPEVVAQLLGRSRKQDVLAGLTPREREVLGLMAEGRTNSAVAKQLVVSDGAVEKHVSNIFMKLGLSPSDGDHRRVLAVLTYLKS; encoded by the coding sequence GTGCGGGTGGTCATCGCCGAGGATTCAGTGCTGCTGCGTGAGGGCCTGACCCGGTTGCTGACCGACCGGGGGCATGACGTCGTGGCGGGCGTCGGGGACGCGGAAGCCCTGATCAAGACGGTGGCCGAGCTGGCCGCCGAGGACGCGCTGCCGGACGTGGTGGTGGCGGACGTGCGGATGCCGCCGACGCACACCGACGAGGGGGTACGGGCCGCCGTACGGCTGCGCCGCGATCACCCCGGGATAGGCGTGCTCGTGCTGTCGCAGTACGTGGAGGAGCAGTACGCCACGGAGCTGCTGGCCGGTTCCAGTACCGGAGTGGGGTATCTGCTCAAGGACCGGGTGGCCGAGGTACGGGAGTTCCTGGACGCGGTGGTCCGGGTCGCCCGGGGCGGTACCGCCCTGGACCCGGAGGTCGTCGCCCAGCTGCTCGGGCGCAGCCGGAAGCAGGACGTGCTGGCGGGCCTGACGCCGCGGGAGCGCGAGGTGCTCGGGCTGATGGCCGAGGGGCGTACGAATTCCGCCGTGGCGAAGCAGCTGGTCGTGAGCGACGGAGCGGTGGAGAAGCACGTCAGCAACATCTTCATGAAACTGGGCCTCTCGCCGAGTGACGGGGATCACCGGCGGGTTCTGGCCGTTCTCACCTACCTGAAATCTTGA
- a CDS encoding sensor histidine kinase has protein sequence MDDGKSGRGGAGAVLWAPVAGRTWREFAYLLVGMPLSTLYFSLAITGVSLGAGLLVTFLGVPVLAGTLAMCRGFGRLERARVRALLGADIAEPAPIRAKKSGPLAAMGAVLMSGSAWRHLLYSVIHFPWAVFGFCLALTFWAAGWAYLLYPVWFWVFPAFTDQPGLQLFQNDDYSLYLDSPAEIALTCLVGLAFTLATPWVIRALTTVDRVMVGGLLGASRLDSRVTELESDRGVVVDTAAADLRRIERELHDGAQARLVSLAMDLGMAREKLAADPRAAARLVDEAHGEVKIALQELRDLARGIHPAVLTDRGLDAALSAVASRCAAPVRVAVDLPARPAAAIEGIAYFTVSELLQNISRHAGARSATVDVWKSGERLLLQVSDDGRGGAHASGGSGLAGLAERLDAVDGVLVVDSPEGGGTTVTAELPWRA, from the coding sequence ATGGACGACGGCAAGAGCGGGCGCGGTGGCGCCGGGGCGGTGCTGTGGGCGCCGGTGGCGGGGCGGACCTGGCGGGAGTTCGCGTACCTGCTGGTCGGGATGCCGCTGAGCACGCTGTACTTCTCGCTCGCCATCACGGGCGTGAGCCTCGGCGCCGGACTGCTCGTCACCTTCCTCGGCGTACCGGTCCTGGCCGGCACCCTCGCGATGTGCCGGGGGTTCGGGCGGCTGGAGCGGGCCCGGGTGCGCGCGCTGCTGGGGGCGGACATCGCCGAGCCGGCGCCGATCCGGGCCAAGAAGAGCGGACCGCTGGCAGCCATGGGCGCGGTGCTCATGAGCGGGAGCGCATGGCGGCACCTGCTGTACTCGGTGATCCACTTCCCGTGGGCGGTGTTCGGTTTCTGTCTGGCACTGACGTTCTGGGCGGCTGGTTGGGCGTATCTGCTGTACCCGGTGTGGTTCTGGGTCTTCCCGGCCTTCACCGACCAGCCCGGGCTGCAGCTCTTCCAGAACGACGACTACTCCCTCTACCTCGACTCCCCCGCGGAGATCGCCCTCACCTGCCTGGTCGGGCTGGCCTTCACCCTCGCCACCCCGTGGGTGATCAGGGCGCTGACCACCGTCGACCGGGTCATGGTCGGCGGGCTGCTCGGGGCGTCCCGGCTGGACAGCAGGGTCACCGAGCTGGAGTCCGACCGGGGGGTCGTCGTGGACACCGCCGCCGCCGACCTGCGGCGCATCGAACGGGAGCTGCACGACGGCGCCCAGGCCCGGCTGGTCTCGCTGGCCATGGACCTGGGGATGGCCCGGGAGAAGCTCGCCGCGGACCCGCGGGCCGCCGCCCGCCTGGTGGACGAGGCGCACGGCGAGGTGAAGATCGCCCTCCAGGAGCTGCGGGACCTGGCCCGCGGGATCCACCCGGCGGTGCTGACCGACCGCGGACTGGACGCGGCGCTGTCCGCCGTGGCCTCGCGGTGCGCCGCGCCGGTACGGGTGGCCGTGGACCTCCCGGCCCGGCCGGCCGCCGCGATCGAGGGGATCGCCTACTTCACGGTCTCGGAGCTGCTGCAGAACATCAGCAGGCACGCCGGGGCCCGGTCGGCCACGGTGGACGTGTGGAAGTCCGGGGAACGGCTGCTGCTCCAGGTCTCCGACGACGGCCGGGGCGGGGCGCACGCGTCCGGCGGAAGCGGGCTGGCGGGGCTGGCCGAGCGGCTGGACGCCGTGGACGGGGTGCTGGTGGTGGACTCCCCCGAGGGCGGGGGGACGACGGTGACCGCCGAGCTGCCGTGGCGGGCGTAG
- a CDS encoding sensor histidine kinase — translation MTMSHAVPDNDRPPPVRPVFSAVTWKEIAHLVSNLPEGIIGFVYAVVMVSTAGGLSVTAIGLPLLAVGLFLSRQWGRLERGRARWLLGVRVEEPTPIPGPRRSGGFFPWLWTSIKDPVGWRTVLYQLIRLPWGVLTFTVVLTGLFVLWPVLPYLVRLLANADRAMVRGLLSPSDDLERRIAELESDRGVVVDTAAADLRRIERDLHDGAQARLVALAMGLGLAKEKLLEDPEGAAAMVDEAHGEVKLALQELRDLARGIHPAVLTDRGLDAALSSVAARCVVPVKVLVDLPSGQEARPAEAIEGIAYFVVSELLQNVSKHARARGATVEVWRAGARLLIRVSDDGRGGAGTSGGSGLAGLAERLDAVDGVLVVDSPEGEGTVVTAELPWRGRG, via the coding sequence ATGACCATGAGCCATGCCGTCCCCGACAACGACCGGCCTCCTCCCGTACGGCCCGTGTTCAGTGCCGTCACATGGAAGGAAATCGCCCATCTGGTGAGCAACCTGCCGGAGGGGATCATCGGATTCGTTTACGCGGTTGTCATGGTTTCCACCGCGGGCGGTCTTTCCGTGACCGCGATCGGACTTCCTTTGCTGGCGGTCGGTCTCTTTCTGTCCCGGCAATGGGGACGGCTCGAACGGGGCCGGGCCCGGTGGCTGCTGGGCGTACGGGTGGAGGAGCCGACCCCGATCCCCGGACCGCGGCGGTCCGGCGGATTCTTTCCCTGGCTGTGGACGAGCATCAAGGATCCGGTCGGCTGGCGGACCGTGCTGTACCAGCTGATCCGGCTGCCGTGGGGGGTACTCACCTTCACGGTAGTCCTGACCGGCCTGTTCGTGCTGTGGCCGGTGCTGCCGTATCTGGTGCGGCTGCTGGCCAACGCGGACCGGGCGATGGTACGGGGGCTCCTGTCGCCCTCGGACGACCTGGAGCGGCGGATCGCGGAGCTGGAGTCCGACCGGGGCGTGGTGGTCGACACCGCGGCGGCGGACCTGCGGCGCATCGAGCGGGACCTGCACGACGGGGCGCAGGCGCGGCTGGTCGCGCTGGCGATGGGGCTGGGCCTGGCGAAGGAGAAGCTGCTGGAGGACCCGGAGGGTGCGGCGGCGATGGTCGACGAGGCCCATGGTGAGGTGAAGCTGGCCCTTCAGGAGCTGCGGGACCTGGCGCGCGGCATCCACCCGGCGGTGCTGACCGACCGGGGGCTGGACGCGGCGCTGTCGTCGGTGGCGGCGCGGTGCGTGGTGCCGGTGAAGGTGCTGGTCGACCTGCCGTCGGGGCAGGAGGCGCGGCCGGCGGAGGCGATCGAGGGCATCGCGTACTTCGTGGTGTCCGAGCTGCTGCAGAACGTGAGCAAGCACGCGAGGGCGCGGGGCGCGACCGTGGAGGTGTGGCGGGCGGGAGCCCGGCTGCTGATCCGGGTGTCGGACGACGGGCGGGGCGGGGCGGGCACGTCCGGCGGGAGCGGGCTCGCGGGGCTGGCGGAGCGGCTGGACGCGGTGGACGGGGTGCTGGTGGTGGACTCCCCCGAGGGGGAGGGGACGGTGGTGACGGCGGAGCTGCCGTGGCGGGGGCGCGGCTGA
- a CDS encoding NADH-quinone oxidoreductase subunit A — protein MSEPTVSTVTVLAADYFRSYSVVGLLAALGVLFVAVAFGAGRLLRPVVPTREKLLTYECGVDPVGEGWAHTQVRYYVYAFLYVIFAVDSIFLFPWATVFAAAGYGATTLVEMFVFLGFLAVGLLYAYKKGVLEWT, from the coding sequence GTGTCCGAACCAACGGTATCGACCGTAACCGTGCTCGCGGCGGACTACTTCCGGAGTTATTCGGTCGTCGGTCTGCTGGCGGCCCTCGGTGTGCTCTTCGTGGCCGTCGCCTTCGGTGCCGGCCGCCTCCTGCGGCCCGTCGTACCGACCCGCGAGAAGCTGCTGACCTATGAATGCGGCGTGGACCCCGTCGGCGAGGGCTGGGCGCACACCCAGGTCCGCTACTACGTCTACGCCTTCCTCTACGTCATCTTCGCCGTCGACTCGATCTTCCTGTTCCCGTGGGCGACGGTGTTCGCCGCCGCCGGCTACGGCGCCACGACCCTGGTCGAGATGTTCGTCTTCCTGGGCTTCCTGGCCGTCGGCCTGCTCTATGCGTACAAGAAGGGCGTCCTCGAATGGACGTGA
- a CDS encoding NADH-quinone oxidoreductase subunit B, producing the protein MDVTPQPELLPEPKRLGVLSRLAPEPMKVVLNWGRRYSLWVFNFGLACCAIEFIAASMARHDFIRLGVIPFAPGPRQADLMIVSGTVTDKMAPAVKRLYEQMPEPKYVISFGACSNCGGPYWDSYSVTKGVDQIIPVDVYVPGCPPRPEALLQGILKLQEKIARESLAERYATAPSVSQLTSGLVTPPPAPTGEAGA; encoded by the coding sequence ATGGACGTGACACCTCAGCCGGAGCTGCTCCCGGAGCCCAAGCGCCTCGGAGTCCTCTCCCGTCTGGCCCCGGAACCGATGAAGGTGGTCCTGAACTGGGGCCGCCGGTACAGCCTGTGGGTCTTCAACTTCGGCCTCGCCTGCTGCGCGATCGAGTTCATCGCCGCGTCGATGGCCCGGCACGACTTCATCCGCCTCGGCGTCATCCCCTTCGCACCGGGTCCCCGCCAGGCCGACCTGATGATCGTCTCGGGCACCGTCACCGACAAGATGGCCCCCGCCGTCAAGCGGCTCTACGAGCAGATGCCGGAGCCGAAGTACGTCATCTCCTTCGGTGCCTGCTCCAACTGCGGCGGCCCGTACTGGGACTCGTACTCGGTGACCAAGGGCGTCGACCAGATCATCCCCGTCGACGTCTACGTGCCCGGCTGCCCGCCGCGCCCGGAAGCGCTCCTCCAGGGCATCCTCAAGCTCCAGGAGAAGATCGCCCGCGAGTCGCTGGCCGAGCGCTACGCGACGGCACCGTCCGTCTCCCAGCTGACCAGCGGCCTTGTCACGCCCCCGCCGGCGCCCACCGGGGAGGCGGGCGCGTGA